The Chryseolinea soli nucleotide sequence GCGGATGGTTACTTCGTGATCTTTTGCAGCGCCCTCCTCAGCAACGGCGGGCGTTTCTTTTTTATCGATGGTGCCCTGCACAAAGCTCTCCTTGAAGATCTTTTCTTTGGGAATGTGGCGCGCCTCCAGCAAGGTGTCCACGTTTTTCATCATGCCTTCGGGACCGCACATGAGGTAGGTGGTTTTGTCGATGCCCCAGTCGGGGATGCGCTCGAATAGTTTGGTGAGCATGTCGTGATTCAAAAGGCCCGAGTAGCCTTGCCAGTTCATGGGGGCATTGTCGAGGATATGGATCACGTGCAGGCGGCCTTCGTCTTCGGTCTGCATGCGGTCGAGGGTGCTTTTGAAAATGATGCTGTCGATATCGCGGTTGCAATAGATGAGGGAGCAGATGCTGTCGGGCTCCTGCGTGAGAATGCTTTTGATGAGCGACATCATGGGCGTGATGCCCGAGCCGCCGGCAAACATGATGATGTGGCGTTTGTTGGTTTTGGCAAACTCGGTGGTGAATTGTCCCATCGGTTCCATGATCCGCACTTTGGCGCCGGGCTTCAAATTGTCGGGCAGCCAGTTGGACATCAACCCGTTCTCTACACGCTTGACGGTGACGACCAGGTCGGAGTCGGTGAACGGCGACGAGCAGAGGGAATAGGCGCGGCGCACATCTTTGCCCTGCATGGGCACGATGAGCGTGAGAAATTGTCCGGCTTTGTAGCTGATCTTTGGTTCGGGCTGGACGAAGGCCACGGAGACGGCGTCGTTTGTTTCCTGGATGACGTTCTTTACGGTCAGGTCATAATAGCGCGGGCCGCTGTGGTTTTCTTCCTTTTCCTTGGGTGGTGTTTTATCTGATTTTTTAAAGAAGCTAAAAGCCATAATGTATCATTAGTTTTTGTCAGTCGTCTCGCCATCCCTTCCCTGTTTCCAGAGTATCCGTAGATACAACAAAATAATCAGGAGACCAGTTTTAAAGCGTCGGGCAAACGGTTGCCGGTACAAAAGTAATGAGGAATACGTTATCCATAAAAGTTACCTTTTTCTTTGACAGCCTTGGAGCACTGGTCAATCAACCCCGTATTCCTGCCTCGGGCACCGGGATGGCAGTTTGTCGCGCTGAAAAACCGTGCAAGAAGGCGCTTGAACTATCAAAAAAGCGGTCCCCGGCCGGTAGCATCCCAGGAAGGGATGGCAGGTTTGGCAGGTTCAGCCCCGCCCCTTACTTTTGGGGCTTAATACGATAGACCGTGCAATTAAATCCACTTACCGCCATATCCCCCGTCGACGGGCGATATTTCGAAGCTGTCAAACCCCTCTCACCCTATTTTTCCGAGTTTGGCCTCATGCGCTATCGTGTGCAGGTGGAAATCGAGTACCTCATTTCGCTTTCGGGCGCCATCACGGAACTGGAGGATTTTCCCGTCCACAAGATCAACGACATCCGCCGGATCTATAAGAACTTTACGGAAGCCCACGCCACGGAGATCAAGGAGATCGAAAAGATCACCAACCACGATGTAAAGGCGGTGGAATATTTTATCAAGAAAGAATTTGAAAAGCTCAAGCTGGACAGCTTCAAAGAGTTTGTCCACTTCGGGCTCACCTCGCAGGACATCAACAACACGGCCATTCCCCTGCTCCTGAAAGAATTCCTGGAGCGCGAATATTTCTCCATGGTCGACGTGCTGGTGACCCGCCTGAACACCATGGCCATCGAATGGAAAGACATCCCCATGCTGGCCCACACCCATGGACAACCGGCATCGCCCACCCGCCTGGGCAAAGAGATCATGGTGTTTGGCGCACGGCTTGAAAAGCAGCTCACGCAACTGAAAGCCGTTCCCCATGCCGCCAAGTTTGGGGGCGCCACCGGCAACCTGAACGCCCACCACATCGCCTACCCGTCGATTGACTGGAACAAGTTTGCCGACGAATTCTGCCACCACCTCAACCTGGTACGCAGCTATCCCACCACACAGATCGAACACTACGACAACATGGCCGCGCTGTTCGACAACCTGAAACGCATCAACACGATCCTCATCGACTTCAGCCGCGACATGTGGCAATACATCTCGATGGAGTACTTCAAACAAAAAATAAAAGAAGGGGAAGTGGGCTCCTCGGCCATGCCCCACAAAGTGAACCCCATCGACTTCGAAAACGCCGAAGGCAACCTCGGCTTTGCCAACGCGATCTTTGAATACCTCTCGGCGAAACTGCCCGTCTCGCGCCTGCAACGCGACCTTACGGACTCGACGGTGTTAAGAAACATCGGCGTGCCGCTGGCCCATACCTACATTGCGCTGCAGTCGCTGTTGAAAGGCTTGAGCAAACTCGAACTTAACGAGGCGGCTATCCACGCGGATCTGGATAATAACTGGGCTGTGGTAGCGGAAGCTATTCAGACGGTGTTGCGAAAAGAAGGGTATCCTAATCCTTATGAGGCATTGAAAGCACTGACGCGGAAGAATGAGAAGATCACGAAGGAAAGTTTGGCGGTGTTTATTGATGGATTAGCGGTGAAGGATGCAGTGAAAGAGCGATTGAAGGGAATTACACCTTTTAACTACGTAGGGATCTGAGGGATTTGAAGCCAAATTCAGGAGCCGGGAGACCTGAACTCAAATGCTCTCAACACTTCTCAATCATGTCCAATGTCTGCTCCTGGATATCTCTGGTGGTAGCGGCAGCGTCCATTTTCCTTCTGCCAAATATCAATACGATTAATCCAATGATCGCACAGCACGCCATGACACCCGCCAACGGAGTGGGTGTCTGTGCATTCAGAAGTCCGATCGCCGCAGAGGCGAGTGAGCCAAGTCCCATCTGAATGGCACCCATCAGGGCCGATGCACTTCCCGCTTCTTTTGTAAACGGCGCCATGGACAATGCTGCGGAGTTGGGGAAGATTAGTCCCTGACAACTCAGAAAAAGAAACATCAGAAAGATGGTTGACACCAGTCCCAAGAACCCAGCCCCGGCACCGGCATACAACACTATTCCAACCGAGACTTGTACGACTAAAGCCCACTTCATCAATTGCTCGCTGCTGTAATAGCGCAGCAGCAAATTATTGAGTTGACTGCTGCCGATGAGTCCTGCTGCGATCAAAGCAAAGATCCATCCGTACTGTTGCTCGGTTACCGTGTAGTATTTCATAAACACAAACGGTGAACCGGACAGATAGGCAAACAATCCGGCCGAAGCGATTCCGCCGGAGAAGGCATAGGTAAAAAATTGTTTATCTTTTATAACCGTTGTGAAGCTTGCCAGGATCGGTCTCGGACGCAGAGAAAATGTAGGATCGGGTTGTTTACTTTCTGGAAGCCACAGCATAAGCGCAATCAGGATGACCAGGGTCACTACGGCCAGTAAAACAAACACCCAGCTCCAGCCCCAGTGTGCGATCACAAGACTGCCCACCGTCGGCGCCAAGATGGGCGAAACACCCAGCACCAAGATGAGCAGGGACAATACCTTCGCATTTTCTTCTACCGGGAACAAGTCGCGTACAATGGCACGGGGTGCCACCATACTCACACAGCCGCCCAAGGCCTGAAACAGCCTGAACACAATCAGCATTTCAATCGACGTGGAGAGTGCGCAGCCGATGGACGCAAACAAATATACAATCAGTCCAATAACGAGCGGTCTTTTTCTGCCAAAACGATCCAGCAGAGGACCGATCAACATTTGCCCCAGACAAATTCCAACAAAGAAGCTGGACAATGAATAAGACACGGCATCAACACTCGTGTGCAAGCTATTGGCAATGGCGGGGAATCCCGGCAGGTACATATCGATCGAGAATGGACCGATGGCCGAGAGTAATCCCAATATCAGAATGAGGACAAAGCGATTTGAGTTTTTCAAAATGATGGGCGTAAGGGGTTGTAAAAATCAAAACAATCGAATAAAGCCCAACGTGTCGGGAAGATGAAAAGTTTGCATTTTACCCTTACCTAAAATATTTAACTTGATTGATGTTCAAGGACCTTGAATCTGGTCCAAAATTAACTATCCCGTCATGCACCTGCTCCGGAATTTCTAAAGGAACTTTGACGCCTGAACGCTGAATTTCAACTCCTGGCTGCTGGATTCTGGCTCTGATCTCAGACTTTCTCCTTCTCCTCCACCAACCGTATAGACGCCGAGTTAATGCAATACCGCAACCCCGATGGTGCCGGTCCATCCGGAAAAACGTGTCCCAAATGTCCATCGCAAACGTTGCACATCACCTCCACGCGGACCATGCCGTAGCTGGTATCGCTTTTATATTGAATCGCATTTTCTTTCACGGGCACATTGAAGCTGGGCCAGCCGGTGCCGGATTCAAATTTCTGGCGTGAGTCGAATAGCGGGGTGCCACAGGCGCGGCAGGCATAGAGGCCAGGCTCGTGAATCTCGCAGTACTCGCCCGTGAAGGCGCGTTCTGTTCCTTTTTTGCGAAGGATTTGAAATTCTTCGGGGCTGAGGAGCTCGCGCCATTCTTCGTCGGTTCGCTCCACTCTTCTGTCGGGAACGAGGTTCCCGTTCTTTGCGAGGGTTAATACTTCTTTCCAGTTCATGCTTTTTCAACAAATAAAATAAATAGAATGTTCAACGTGTGGGACGCTCCTCTCTCCTTTTCTGGCTCTGTTTTTTTAAATTTTTCGCGTAGAGTTCCTCACCACCAGGGTCGTCTTCATCACCTCGGTGGCGGGAATAAAATTATCCTGATCCTGGTTTTGCTGTATGAAAAGCTCGATGGCCTTCTTCCCTATCTCATGCGAGGGCTGTGACACGGTGGTCAGCGAGGGTTCGATAAATCCCGATACGGGTTCGTTCGTAAAACCCACCACGGAAATATCGTCCGGCACGCGGATCGACTGCTCTTTCAACATTTGCAGGACGAGCAGGGCAATGGGATCGTTTAAACAAAACAACGCGTCGGGTCGTTTGTCGGGAGGCAACTGGAGCAAGCGCTTCACCCGCTCTACCGGCTCGTGGTGCAGCTCGTCACAATGCACGATCAGTTCTTCATCGGGGGCGATGTTGTATTGTTTCAGCGCATCGAGGTAGCCCCGTTTGCGCTGGTTGCTGATGTAGAAGGTGAGCGGGCCGCCAATGTAGGCGATGCGGCGGCAGCCGGTCTTGATGAGGTGCTCCACGGCCTTGAAGGCGCCGTCGTGATCGTCGACCACCACCTTGGCCACCTGCAGGCTATCGGTTACGCGATCGAACAGGACCACGGGAATGTTTTTGTTCAGCAGTTGCTGAATGTGCGCATAGTCCTTGGTTTCGCTCGACATGGAAATGAACAAACCGTCTACGCGGTTGGCCGCCAGCATGTGGACGTTCTGCTTTTCGGTTTCGTAGGATTCCAACGACTGACAGATCATGATGCTATAGCCATGGTGCGACGCCTCTTCCTGCATGCCGCTGATGGCCGAGGAGAAGAAATGCAGCGCGATCTCGGGGACGATGATGCCCAGGGTGTTGGTGCGCTTGATGCGCAGGCTTTGCGCCACGCGGTTGGGTTCGTAGTGAAGTCTTTCGGCCATCTCCAACACGGCCTTTTTGGTTTCGGGATTCACGTCGGGTGCACCGCGCAAGGCCCTCGACACCGTGGAGATGGAAATGTTCAGCTTAATGGCAATGTCACGGATGGTCGCTTGGGTGTTTTTCATCTGCGGGTGCCCGGTATGTCGCCGGTGTTTTGATCAAAGTGGGGAGGGCGCCGGCGGCGGTGCTCAAAGGTATACAAATGATAACGTTGCCGGAATCGTTTTTTCAAGAAAGCAGTGTTCATCGGGCTGTTTATCTCGCGGAAGTGACCGTATTTAGCATCGCTAAGTTAATAGTTTGGGTTAAATTTTAATTTGGCACTGATAGAAGGCCGCTGGCTGCGGGCCCTTTTCCCCAGCCACGCCTCTATCTCCCTAAACCATTTTTTAATCGCTAACCGATCATGAATCAGCCAAACGTGTTGACGCAAAAAGGATCCCTCCCCGAATTCCAACCTTCCGAGATCCGGAACAAGTTTCTAGAACGCTATAAAACCGAACCACTGCTGGTACGCTCCCCGGGCCGCATCAATTTCATTGGCGAACACACCGACTACAACGAGGGCTTTGTGATGCCCGCCGCCATCGACCGCGACATCCTGGTGGCCATTGGTGCCTCGGCCGACTCCCGGTCCACGCTCTACTCCGTGAAGCACGACGAAACCCTGGAGTTTGATGTGCAACATCCCGAAAAAGTGACGTTTCCCGCCTGGGCCAACTACCTGCTGGGGGTGGTGCGACAGTTTGTGGACAAGGGCTATGACGTGAAGCCCATTCATGCCATCATCGACGGCAATGTTCCAACAGGAGCAGGGTTGTCGTCGTCGGCCGCGTTGGAGTGTGGGTTTGCTTTTGCACTGGATCACCTGCACGGATTTGGGATCCCCAAGCTCGATCTCATTCACATCGCGCAATGGTCGGAGCACAACTACGTCGGCGTGAAGTGTGGCATCATGGACCAGTTCTCCAGCATGATGGGCGCCGCCGGGAAGGCTTTTGTGCTGGACTGCCGTTCGCTGACCTACGAATATTTTCCCCTCAATCTG carries:
- a CDS encoding ferredoxin--NADP reductase, whose amino-acid sequence is MAFSFFKKSDKTPPKEKEENHSGPRYYDLTVKNVIQETNDAVSVAFVQPEPKISYKAGQFLTLIVPMQGKDVRRAYSLCSSPFTDSDLVVTVKRVENGLMSNWLPDNLKPGAKVRIMEPMGQFTTEFAKTNKRHIIMFAGGSGITPMMSLIKSILTQEPDSICSLIYCNRDIDSIIFKSTLDRMQTEDEGRLHVIHILDNAPMNWQGYSGLLNHDMLTKLFERIPDWGIDKTTYLMCGPEGMMKNVDTLLEARHIPKEKIFKESFVQGTIDKKETPAVAEEGAAKDHEVTIRYDGQEYKVLVPAGKAILETALDQGIDLPYSCQSGLCTACRGKALSGKVKLDEEEGLSKSERDEGYVLTCVGHPLTDDVVIEIG
- the galK gene encoding galactokinase, which produces MNQPNVLTQKGSLPEFQPSEIRNKFLERYKTEPLLVRSPGRINFIGEHTDYNEGFVMPAAIDRDILVAIGASADSRSTLYSVKHDETLEFDVQHPEKVTFPAWANYLLGVVRQFVDKGYDVKPIHAIIDGNVPTGAGLSSSAALECGFAFALDHLHGFGIPKLDLIHIAQWSEHNYVGVKCGIMDQFSSMMGAAGKAFVLDCRSLTYEYFPLNLKDYAIVLCDTMVKHSLANSAYNTRRAECEKGVSILKAHYPTIQSLRDVTLEMIEAHREEFSPKEYDRCTYVVAENQRVLLAADDLAKGNLASFGQRMYETHDGLSRLYEVSCLELDFLVDEAKKFGGVIGARMMGGGFGGCTINLVQKSRVNEFIETLSSAYRKNIHRDMHAYVVALKDGTSVIPAIAKPSLL
- the purB gene encoding adenylosuccinate lyase, which codes for MQLNPLTAISPVDGRYFEAVKPLSPYFSEFGLMRYRVQVEIEYLISLSGAITELEDFPVHKINDIRRIYKNFTEAHATEIKEIEKITNHDVKAVEYFIKKEFEKLKLDSFKEFVHFGLTSQDINNTAIPLLLKEFLEREYFSMVDVLVTRLNTMAIEWKDIPMLAHTHGQPASPTRLGKEIMVFGARLEKQLTQLKAVPHAAKFGGATGNLNAHHIAYPSIDWNKFADEFCHHLNLVRSYPTTQIEHYDNMAALFDNLKRINTILIDFSRDMWQYISMEYFKQKIKEGEVGSSAMPHKVNPIDFENAEGNLGFANAIFEYLSAKLPVSRLQRDLTDSTVLRNIGVPLAHTYIALQSLLKGLSKLELNEAAIHADLDNNWAVVAEAIQTVLRKEGYPNPYEALKALTRKNEKITKESLAVFIDGLAVKDAVKERLKGITPFNYVGI
- a CDS encoding multidrug effflux MFS transporter, translated to MKNSNRFVLILILGLLSAIGPFSIDMYLPGFPAIANSLHTSVDAVSYSLSSFFVGICLGQMLIGPLLDRFGRKRPLVIGLIVYLFASIGCALSTSIEMLIVFRLFQALGGCVSMVAPRAIVRDLFPVEENAKVLSLLILVLGVSPILAPTVGSLVIAHWGWSWVFVLLAVVTLVILIALMLWLPESKQPDPTFSLRPRPILASFTTVIKDKQFFTYAFSGGIASAGLFAYLSGSPFVFMKYYTVTEQQYGWIFALIAAGLIGSSQLNNLLLRYYSSEQLMKWALVVQVSVGIVLYAGAGAGFLGLVSTIFLMFLFLSCQGLIFPNSAALSMAPFTKEAGSASALMGAIQMGLGSLASAAIGLLNAQTPTPLAGVMACCAIIGLIVLIFGRRKMDAAATTRDIQEQTLDMIEKC
- a CDS encoding LacI family DNA-binding transcriptional regulator, whose amino-acid sequence is MKNTQATIRDIAIKLNISISTVSRALRGAPDVNPETKKAVLEMAERLHYEPNRVAQSLRIKRTNTLGIIVPEIALHFFSSAISGMQEEASHHGYSIMICQSLESYETEKQNVHMLAANRVDGLFISMSSETKDYAHIQQLLNKNIPVVLFDRVTDSLQVAKVVVDDHDGAFKAVEHLIKTGCRRIAYIGGPLTFYISNQRKRGYLDALKQYNIAPDEELIVHCDELHHEPVERVKRLLQLPPDKRPDALFCLNDPIALLVLQMLKEQSIRVPDDISVVGFTNEPVSGFIEPSLTTVSQPSHEIGKKAIELFIQQNQDQDNFIPATEVMKTTLVVRNSTRKI
- the msrB gene encoding peptide-methionine (R)-S-oxide reductase MsrB, which translates into the protein MNWKEVLTLAKNGNLVPDRRVERTDEEWRELLSPEEFQILRKKGTERAFTGEYCEIHEPGLYACRACGTPLFDSRQKFESGTGWPSFNVPVKENAIQYKSDTSYGMVRVEVMCNVCDGHLGHVFPDGPAPSGLRYCINSASIRLVEEKEKV